A section of the Deltaproteobacteria bacterium genome encodes:
- a CDS encoding arginine--tRNA ligase codes for MLEAHIRQLFIESVAACQRSAGWPTDLSVPAFELETPKQAAHGDFATNLAMVLARTLRQPPRQVAETLIKHLPPDAAIAQAVVAGPGFINCTLAPDWLFAQLAHVVQAGPRFGTSPTHAGERCLVEFVSANPTGPLHVGHGRGAIYGDVLGNVLRAVGYDVIKEYYLNDTGVQIRTLGRSVWLRLRELQGEAIEFPSDAYQGSYITDLARQIIAAGEWPTLSAMTDADRLAWCGQYAGAAILRGIQADLAACGVVLDHYFSETTLHQTGAVEKTLQTLRDAGHVFEHEGALWFRSTAFGDDKDRVVRKSDGQYTYFAADIAYHAEKCARGFARMVDVWGADHAGHVTRMHAAVQALGFDPQRLDCVLLQLVNLLRDGALVSMSTRSGEFETLRDLVDVVGCDVTRYFYLMRSHQAQLDFDLKLATARTLDNPVYYLQYAHARIASIFTKAAESGLTWDPTVVPTAAGLTLPEEVQLARTVAEYPRLVRLAAAELEPHRVPFYLLDLARQFQSYYSNGKKDPRYRVLGQPPAVGAAKLYLLKAIQTVLQNGLTLLGVSAPERMDRTEVLEG; via the coding sequence ATGCTGGAAGCCCATATCAGGCAGCTCTTCATCGAATCCGTCGCCGCGTGTCAGCGCAGTGCCGGATGGCCGACAGACCTCTCGGTGCCCGCGTTTGAGCTGGAGACCCCGAAGCAGGCGGCGCACGGCGACTTTGCGACGAATCTGGCGATGGTCTTGGCGCGGACGTTGCGCCAACCGCCGCGTCAAGTGGCGGAGACGCTGATCAAGCATTTGCCGCCCGATGCGGCGATCGCGCAAGCGGTTGTGGCCGGGCCGGGTTTTATCAATTGCACATTGGCGCCGGACTGGCTCTTTGCGCAATTAGCGCACGTGGTGCAGGCCGGACCGCGTTTCGGTACCAGCCCGACCCATGCGGGCGAACGGTGTCTGGTCGAATTCGTCAGCGCGAATCCGACCGGGCCGCTGCATGTCGGGCACGGGCGCGGTGCCATTTACGGCGACGTGTTGGGCAATGTGTTGCGTGCCGTCGGATACGACGTCATCAAGGAATATTACCTCAACGATACCGGCGTGCAGATCCGCACGTTGGGCCGCTCCGTCTGGTTGCGGCTCCGCGAGCTGCAAGGCGAGGCGATCGAATTCCCGAGCGACGCCTATCAAGGGAGTTACATCACCGATTTAGCGCGGCAAATTATTGCCGCCGGCGAATGGCCCACGTTGAGCGCAATGACAGACGCCGATCGGCTGGCATGGTGTGGCCAATATGCGGGAGCGGCGATCTTGCGCGGCATTCAAGCTGATTTGGCCGCGTGCGGCGTCGTGCTCGATCACTATTTCAGTGAGACAACGTTGCATCAGACCGGCGCCGTCGAAAAGACACTCCAGACGTTACGGGACGCGGGCCATGTCTTCGAACACGAAGGCGCGCTTTGGTTTCGTTCCACCGCGTTCGGCGACGACAAAGACCGCGTGGTCCGTAAGTCCGACGGCCAATACACGTATTTCGCCGCCGATATCGCATACCACGCCGAAAAGTGCGCGCGCGGATTCGCGCGCATGGTCGATGTCTGGGGCGCCGACCATGCCGGCCACGTTACGCGGATGCATGCCGCGGTGCAGGCCCTCGGCTTCGATCCGCAGCGTCTCGATTGCGTGTTATTGCAATTGGTCAATTTGCTGCGGGACGGTGCGTTGGTTAGCATGTCGACGCGGAGCGGGGAGTTCGAGACGTTGCGTGACTTGGTCGACGTGGTCGGTTGCGACGTCACGCGGTATTTTTACCTGATGCGTTCCCACCAGGCCCAACTTGACTTCGACCTGAAACTCGCGACGGCGCGGACGTTGGACAATCCAGTCTATTATCTCCAGTACGCACACGCGCGGATTGCCAGTATCTTCACGAAGGCCGCAGAGTCGGGACTGACTTGGGACCCGACCGTGGTACCGACCGCGGCCGGATTGACGTTACCGGAAGAGGTGCAATTGGCGCGGACCGTGGCCGAATATCCGCGCCTGGTGCGTTTAGCGGCCGCGGAATTAGAACCGCATCGCGTGCCGTTTTATCTCCTCGACCTCGCGCGACAGTTCCAGTCGTATTATTCCAACGGAAAAAAAGATCCGCGGTATCGCGTGTTGGGCCAGCCTCCGGCCGTGGGCGCCGCCAAATTATACCTTTTGAAGGCCATCCAAACCGTGTTACAAAACGGCCTGACATTGCTGGGCGTCAGCGCTCCGGAACGCATGGATCGCACCGAGGTGTTGGAGGGCTGA
- a CDS encoding SPOR domain-containing protein — protein MDDYCDPEPESQAPEMDDQDDRAQHFCKLTFGQFFTLVVLLVITVCGAFYLGARYGNQYLRLDGLPADEVATASALQRAEPSTAAALPESIRNDAELKRLAREALTRSQQDRLEAQARGLLASGQVPSAAAIAAAAALEPEPDVPDPAFAERQAADARRGPEEDPAAAVTEPTAASEPDAAETQALLKAAEAAGVDVSGVREQLLEEAAVARGPASNPQPPVTNHAVSPPPAEPSVRNPPAELSELQGASGLPYAIQVGAYRDAKEARHKVSEWKTRGYSAYVISSDLGDKGQWYRVRIGAFATRGEASNFLTELKGRETADGIVVQNE, from the coding sequence ATGGATGACTACTGTGATCCCGAACCTGAGTCACAGGCACCGGAAATGGATGACCAAGACGATCGGGCACAACATTTCTGTAAACTGACGTTCGGACAATTTTTCACGCTCGTCGTGTTGTTGGTCATTACGGTCTGCGGCGCATTTTATCTCGGTGCCCGTTATGGCAATCAATATCTTCGCCTCGACGGACTGCCGGCCGACGAAGTCGCGACCGCATCGGCGCTGCAGCGTGCGGAACCCTCGACGGCGGCCGCGTTGCCGGAATCGATTCGCAACGATGCCGAACTCAAACGCTTAGCGCGTGAAGCGCTGACGCGCTCGCAACAAGATCGCTTAGAGGCGCAAGCGCGTGGGTTGTTAGCCAGCGGCCAAGTTCCGTCCGCCGCTGCAATCGCAGCTGCGGCGGCGTTAGAGCCGGAGCCGGACGTCCCCGATCCCGCGTTCGCCGAGCGTCAAGCCGCGGATGCGCGACGGGGTCCCGAGGAAGACCCAGCGGCCGCAGTCACGGAGCCGACAGCGGCCTCGGAGCCCGACGCGGCGGAAACGCAGGCGTTGTTAAAGGCCGCCGAAGCCGCCGGTGTTGATGTCTCCGGAGTGCGCGAACAATTGTTGGAAGAGGCGGCCGTGGCTCGTGGTCCGGCTTCCAACCCCCAACCCCCAGTCACCAACCACGCAGTGTCCCCGCCCCCGGCGGAACCATCGGTGCGCAATCCGCCAGCAGAGCTCTCCGAACTCCAAGGCGCCAGCGGCTTGCCCTACGCAATCCAAGTGGGCGCGTATCGCGACGCCAAAGAGGCGCGGCACAAGGTCTCGGAATGGAAGACGCGCGGCTATTCAGCCTATGTCATTAGTTCCGATTTGGGCGACAAAGGGCAGTGGTATCGAGTACGGATCGGAGCCTTTGCCACGCGCGGCGAGGCGTCCAACTTTCTTACTGAACTTAAGGGACGCGAGACCGCCGATGGCATCGTCGTACAGAATGAATGA
- the lepB gene encoding signal peptidase I, translating to MDMDDQATVEVSGSGVKKRRGAVLWENVKAILGAVFLAFLIRSFVVEPFKIPSSSMVPTLAVGDHIFVNKFHYGLRLPFTKWWPVHFSQVERGDVVVFIYPVDESLDFIKRVVALPGDEVRVVGHELYVNGAQLPHEEVDAAADDTDGELYRYYREQHGAREYVVRYDRRAGEVERTFHVPEGAFFVMGDNRDNSQDSREWGAVPFAHLKGKAMFIWISRDYGQSIFNHGIRWHRFGMGIR from the coding sequence ATGGATATGGATGATCAGGCCACTGTGGAAGTCTCAGGGTCCGGCGTCAAAAAGAGACGCGGCGCGGTGCTTTGGGAGAACGTCAAAGCGATCTTGGGCGCGGTGTTCCTGGCGTTCCTGATCCGTTCGTTCGTCGTCGAACCGTTCAAGATCCCATCCTCCTCGATGGTCCCGACCCTCGCGGTGGGAGATCATATCTTCGTGAACAAGTTTCATTACGGCCTACGACTGCCGTTCACCAAATGGTGGCCAGTCCACTTTAGTCAAGTAGAGCGCGGCGATGTTGTCGTCTTCATTTATCCGGTCGATGAATCGCTCGATTTCATTAAGCGCGTGGTCGCGTTGCCGGGCGACGAAGTCCGCGTCGTGGGCCACGAACTCTATGTCAACGGCGCGCAATTGCCGCACGAGGAAGTGGACGCGGCTGCAGACGACACCGATGGCGAGCTGTATCGGTACTATCGGGAACAGCATGGCGCGCGGGAATATGTTGTGCGCTATGACCGCCGTGCCGGCGAAGTGGAACGCACTTTCCATGTCCCCGAAGGCGCATTTTTCGTGATGGGAGACAATCGGGACAACAGCCAGGACAGCCGCGAATGGGGCGCGGTCCCGTTCGCCCATCTGAAGGGCAAAGCGATGTTCATCTGGATCTCCCGCGACTACGGCCAGAGCATTTTCAATCACGGCATCCGCTGGCACCGCTTTGGGATGGGGATTCGTTAA
- the lepA gene encoding elongation factor 4, producing MNSIRNFCIIAHIDHGKSTLADRLLELTGAVHERNRVAQYLDRMDLERERGITIKAAAVRLPYRAADGAEYTFNLIDTPGHVDFHYEVSRALAACEAALLVVDATQGIQAQTIANALAAMDHDLVLIPVINKLDLPNADPERTTAELIDMFGFTREELLPVSAKTGLGVPALLEAVVRRCPPPRGIVAGPLRALVIDSWFDAYQGVVVLVRVMDGALRRGERIRFMATGQAYEILKLGVYAPESVDIDALTCGHVGFVVAGVRDVRHAQVGDTVTHVEPAAVDMLPGFRPAQPIVFAGFFPADPVQYEALRTALEKLSLNDASFAYEPETSAALGFGFRCGFLGSLHLEIIQERLEREFDLTLVSTAPTVAYRVTRTDQSLVMVRNPAEFPDSGEVLGIEEPYARVMLHAPQEYIGNLLQLCQERRGIQQRLEYVGAERVRIEYLLPLAELIFDFHDRLKSASRGFASLEYSLGDYQPGELVKLTILINGEPVDALSVIVHREQAYYRGREVVAKLRAEIPRQMYEVAVQAAIGNRVVARETVKALRKNVIAKCYGGDITRKRKLLEKQKEGKRRMKKVGRVDIPQEAFLAVLKVK from the coding sequence ATGAATTCCATTAGAAACTTCTGCATCATTGCCCACATCGATCACGGCAAGTCGACACTCGCGGATCGGTTGTTGGAATTGACCGGCGCTGTCCATGAGCGCAACCGGGTGGCGCAGTATCTCGACCGGATGGATTTGGAACGCGAGCGCGGCATCACGATCAAGGCCGCCGCAGTCCGCTTGCCGTATCGCGCTGCGGACGGCGCCGAATATACGTTCAACTTGATCGACACGCCCGGCCATGTGGACTTCCACTACGAAGTTTCGCGCGCGTTGGCCGCCTGCGAGGCCGCGTTGTTGGTCGTCGACGCGACGCAAGGGATCCAGGCCCAGACGATCGCGAACGCACTCGCCGCGATGGATCACGACCTCGTGTTGATTCCCGTCATCAATAAACTCGATCTCCCGAACGCCGATCCGGAGCGGACCACCGCCGAGCTGATCGACATGTTCGGTTTCACCCGCGAGGAATTACTCCCGGTCAGCGCCAAGACCGGCCTCGGGGTGCCGGCATTGCTCGAGGCCGTGGTACGCCGTTGTCCGCCGCCGCGCGGGATCGTCGCGGGTCCGCTGCGGGCACTGGTGATCGACAGTTGGTTCGACGCGTATCAAGGCGTCGTGGTGTTAGTGCGTGTGATGGACGGGGCATTGCGCCGTGGAGAACGAATCCGTTTCATGGCGACCGGCCAGGCATACGAAATCCTGAAGCTCGGAGTCTACGCGCCGGAATCCGTCGATATCGACGCGCTGACCTGTGGCCACGTCGGCTTTGTCGTCGCCGGCGTGCGCGACGTGCGCCATGCCCAAGTCGGCGACACCGTCACCCACGTTGAACCGGCGGCCGTCGACATGTTGCCAGGATTTCGTCCCGCGCAGCCGATCGTCTTCGCCGGCTTTTTCCCCGCCGATCCGGTGCAGTACGAGGCGTTGCGCACGGCGCTGGAAAAACTGAGTCTGAACGATGCCTCGTTCGCGTATGAGCCGGAGACCTCCGCGGCATTGGGCTTCGGTTTCCGTTGCGGCTTTCTCGGATCGTTGCATTTGGAAATTATCCAAGAACGCTTAGAGCGCGAATTCGACCTCACGTTAGTCAGTACTGCGCCGACCGTGGCTTACCGCGTGACGCGAACCGATCAGTCGCTCGTGATGGTCCGCAACCCGGCGGAATTTCCCGATAGCGGCGAAGTGCTGGGAATTGAAGAGCCGTACGCGCGCGTGATGCTACACGCCCCGCAGGAATACATCGGCAATCTGCTGCAACTCTGTCAGGAGCGTCGCGGGATTCAACAACGGCTCGAATACGTCGGCGCCGAGCGCGTGCGGATCGAATACTTACTGCCCTTGGCGGAACTGATCTTCGACTTCCACGATCGGCTCAAGTCCGCCAGCCGCGGCTTTGCGTCGCTCGAATATTCGCTCGGCGATTATCAGCCCGGTGAGTTGGTCAAACTGACGATCCTGATCAACGGCGAACCGGTCGATGCCCTCTCCGTGATCGTCCATCGGGAGCAAGCGTACTATCGCGGGCGCGAAGTCGTCGCGAAGTTGCGCGCCGAAATCCCGCGCCAAATGTACGAAGTGGCCGTGCAGGCCGCGATCGGCAATCGCGTCGTGGCGCGGGAGACGGTCAAGGCGTTACGCAAAAATGTCATCGCCAAATGTTACGGCGGTGATATTACGCGGAAGCGGAAATTGTTGGAGAAGCAAAAAGAAGGCAAACGACGCATGAAGAAGGTCGGACGCGTGGATATCCCACAAGAGGCCTTCTTAGCGGTGCTGAAGGTCAAATAA